Sequence from the Colletotrichum higginsianum IMI 349063 chromosome 6, whole genome shotgun sequence genome:
CTGACACACCCCTCAATCATTCCTCACTCTGTATGTGTGTGACGCGTGGGAAAAAAGACGACGGgacaagggcggcggcagttAAGCTTTCTTCCTGGGTTCGACGATGCAGACAGGCTTCAGCTGTCATCGAGAAATGCGTCTCAACCCCACCGATGACGGCAGGCCCATGACTCTCGCACCGACGATCACTCGACTGCGGCTGAGATCTTCTTTTTCGTCGATCTCGCGCACCAGCACGGAACGGGATAGttgtggtttttttttgtttttttttaGGAAAACAAATACCCACTCGATCATCCTCATTACATGGGCTTACTTTCACAAGCGGTATCTTTGCGGACGGTCGTCATGTCCGCCGTGCCACTGCCAAGGGTGTTCGAGGAGCCAGCCAAGGTAGACAAGGCACGAAGACATGAGTCGAGCAAACAAAAGGTGGTCCACGCGGTTGGCCCTGGCTTTCGGTTCCAGGGACCATTCAGTCTTGACTCAGAACTTCATCGCTTCCAGGCCGCAATGGTAGAGCAGCGATTACTTGGCAGCATGAAACAGCATGACTGGGCACATGGATGTGATGATTCCATTCACAGGCCAGCTCAAGAATGAGCCATCAGCTCGGGTATCAGAAGAGAAtgagaaaaaaaaatttgaaaaaaaaaaaaaaggaagcaGGTCATCGTACTGACCAAGccggaaaagaaaagaaaacgaAAGAAAAAACCCCGAAAGATTCGACGACATCTTCTAATTCAAGGAATCGAGCTCTATGGAGTTCTTCTGCCTCGTCCCGGCCGGCAACGTCTCGTGGCGCACCCTCACCTCCTCCGTCTTCATGATGCCGCGGGGCGTAACCTGGCCGCTCTCGTCCTGCAGCGCCTCTTGGGACTCCTGCCACCCCGACGTCGACATGACGACGACCGAGTTCCTCCCGTAGTGTGTGCTGTTCCCGTACCGCTTCGTTCTCGTCTTCCCCGTCTCGAGCGCGTGCGACTGCGACTTGTTCCGTGCGTAGCTTCGCTGCGTGGACTTCAACTCGCGGTAGAGCATCCTCCTGTATTAAGCAAACAATGGTTAGCCGCCGGAGATGTGAAATACgtggaaaggggagggggaggtggtCGTGGACTAACAAGACAGGGATCGAGATTGCCatgatggaggcggcgggtTCCGTCAAGGTCCAGATCGTCAGGTCTACGCGGTCGTACGTGATGTCCGTACTGGTCATCGCTACCACCAACACTGCCTTCACGATTCCGCAGGCTCCCGCACTACAACGAATATCAGCATTGGGAGAACCGTGAGAGACAAAAGTCCAAGATGTTCTTACATCGCACCCAGGCTCATTGCCACGGCGACTCCGAGCCTCTCGCGGCGCCTCATCGTGGCCCCCATCAGGATCGGCCAGGGGAGGAATGCCAAAACGAAGTCTAATATGGCGGAATAATCTGCCCATGTCGATTGTCAGACGGGATGCGTCGAGAACACCGCGACTGCGATGTTATGGAAGACTTACACGCAGCGAACAGCTGGAACTTGAGGAGTTTCCTCCTGTCCCAGCAACTCCCGGGGACGCTGGCGTCCCAGACCTTTGCCAGCGGCGTGCACTTGGCGAACCCGAACATCCACACCAGGTTCATCGACACGTTGATGGTCACGATGATGAAGATCAGGAGGTACTTCATCCAGGCCTGCGTGACGATCCGGTAGAGCGTGAGGGCGAAGGAGGTCTTGCTCGTGGTCGTCGCGATGATGCCGAAGGTGGCGACGAGGATCGTGAAGAGGTTGATCTCCTTCTTGTTGTCGTCGCTGATGGTCCAGATGTGGCGGCCGAAGCCGAGAGAGACGATGTAAGAGTTGATGGACACGGAAATCGCCAAGGTCGTCTTGATGAAAGGGGCGGGGAGTCAGAATGGTTTACCAAGTCTTTTTTGACGGAGGACGCGGCGCGGAAAACCAACAAAGAGGTTGCAACATACCCAGGCCACAATCAACATATGATCATCCCACCACAGGCCCCTGCCTCGCCATATCTTGCAGTAGATGCGGAGGAACAGCAGGATGGCGCTTGCTCCCGCCAACGACCAAGTCGACGCGAGAAGCCGAGTGCTCctatcgtcgtcggccatgCTCAACGTCGCGGGAGGGGAAGGCCGTGCCGAGTTGGCACGATAATCTGTGGGAGAGCCGCTTGAGCCCAGCAAAGAGCTGACAGCAGTTGAACAACAAAATAAGAATACCTAGATAAAGGGCCGGCCCCCCAAAAGAGACCGGGAGACTATTGCTTGGGAGGTGGGTGCACATCTACATACATAGTAATAGACGCCGGTCTCTCTACTTCTCGACCAGCAAGTCTCAACTAGGGGGACCCTGGAGGTCTGACAAAGGTTCCTCTGTCTATCCGCGAACCAAACTACTCTTCAGTCCTGGGGGGAGGGACTTTTTGTTGGGAAAGATAAGTACAGGTATGCGACCTCTGGTGCTATGTGTCCCCGCCCGAAACCAAGGCGAAAGTTAAGTATCATGCgtgcatgtgtgtgtgtgtgggtgtgggtgtgggtgtgagagagagagagagagagggagacagagagagagtgcAGGCGAGGCAGGCCTCACAGCTCGCTTGGACGATCCGAGTCGTCCGGTGAGAGGTTCTGTTTGTTCGGACGAGAACCCAATCTCGTCAGCTCCTGAGTTTCTGTTTCTTAATTACATCATGACgccctcccttcccccccatCCAAGGCCATCTCGGCTACTGCGACGGTACCTGGTTagtttcccccccccattctGCTCTGCCGGGTGAATGAGGCACGAGGACGGCCCCGAAGTCCCGGCCGGAGATTGGGGTCAGACTACCGCAGTCCGAAGGCCGGGGTGGGAGTCCTTCCAGTCCACCGCTTACGCCATTCCCGGCGCACTGGCTCGATGGCTTGATGCACATCATGTGAAGAATGTACGAATATGCGTGGTGGTATCGGTCGAGAAGTGCGGCAGTCAAGACACGAATAGAATCAACACCATTTCCCCTCACCCAAGGAAACTCTAAGCCACGTTTTTCTTGTTTCCTTTTCCTGGTTGCGGCTCACATCAACCCGCAGAATAAGGGAGTGTACGATTAAGAGTGTACATCGTATAGAAAGGGAATCGATCTTCATGATATCAAGGCCCAGGATCCGAACCGACAACAgtgcccctccctccccttcgccCCCAAAACAAGCAAGCAATGCCATTGTAATGGTCTTTCTTTCTCCGAAGACGGATCTGCAAAGACAAAAACTGAAATTTCACTAGCATCACGCGAGAAGACTCGACAGTATTACGCCCCCAATACGCCGCCCTCCCAATACGACGCCAGGCCAGCGCACTAGACCGTCACCCCCACCAAACTAACTGGGAGGGTCATGTCTCTAGTGTCAAACTCAAATCCGGGGGATGTGGCGGGGTGATATCCCATTCGTGCGTCTCCCCTCACGACCCCGGCTTCCCAAATGAACCGCCAGTCAGCATGGGGTTAGCTGCGCCGTGGCGTAGTCTCACCACTGCCGGGTGCTTAACCGGAAGCAGAAGTGGCTGTCCGGCTTCTGTGCTCCGTCCGTTGAATGCCATGGAGGGTGAAGAAGGCGTCTccatggaggaggggggacgCTTAGGCGCAAACTGGCGGTCGATTACGAAATAAATGAAAAAAACAAACGTAGGGGTCCCGGGATGCACCGTCTTGGGGTCCGACAGGCATCCTCGTGGGAGCCATGCGAATCCCTCATCTCAGGCCAGCCGATTCATGCCCTTCTCAGTCTGCCAAGTCCCGTGAGGTGCTGTCCCGGATGTCCAGGGTCCCCCCCTACTTACACCCCAAACAAACAGTAGAACAGGCTAAAATGTGTCATTAAACAAGGCAATATCGTAAATCAGGGTTGCTGGACTGTGCCACGCATAGTCGGCCGTTGCTATTCCCAACCGGACACTAGTCTCTACAATGCTCCATGGACATTGAATTGCGAGGTCCCATTAcggaggggacggggggggAGATCTAGTGTATAACGTGAGGCGCCAAGGCAATTTCTTCACGATGGACCTCCTGGTTTAGCTCGGCAACTTGCAGATACAAGATCTGCTTTTTCTCTGCGGATGTGATTTGACACTGAGACACGCCGTTGTCagccacctcctcctcctcctcctcctcctcctcctcctcctcccccccttcttccctctcAACGTCCGGTCTCTGAAGCATCGAAGCTTCATCGAagccaccccccccttcgacGCCCATTGAAACCCGCCCAGAATGCGTCCGCACGGGTTTAAGCTTCTTCTGGCGTTGCTtctctcggcctcggaccTGTCCGAGTGCCTGTCAGGCCACCACCAGCGTGACGTTTCGCCTTCTCCCTCTggtgcttctgctgctgctgctgcgtccCCCCCTTCCGTGCGCCTCTCAAACGGGACCTACATCGGCGTGCGAAACGACCAGTACGCCCAG
This genomic interval carries:
- a CDS encoding Integral membrane protein, encoding MADDDRSTRLLASTWSLAGASAILLFLRIYCKIWRGRGLWWDDHMLIVAWTTLAISVSINSYIVSLGFGRHIWTISDDNKKEINLFTILVATFGIIATTTSKTSFALTLYRIVTQAWMKYLLIFIIVTINVSMNLVWMFGFAKCTPLAKVWDASVPGSCWDRRKLLKFQLFAAYYSAILDFVLAFLPWPILMGATMRRRERLGVAVAMSLGAIAGACGIVKAVLVVAMTSTDITYDRVDLTIWTLTEPAASIMAISIPVLRMLYRELKSTQRSYARNKSQSHALETGKTRTKRYGNSTHYGRNSVVVMSTSGWQESQEALQDESGQVTPRGIMKTEEVRVRHETLPAGTRQKNSIELDSLN